One region of Cinclus cinclus chromosome 1, bCinCin1.1, whole genome shotgun sequence genomic DNA includes:
- the SLC25A38 gene encoding mitochondrial glycine transporter isoform X1 produces MLWKASLPLLWVQNVDEQVETLAMHPVLKAFVCGSISGTCSTLLFQPLDLLKTRLQTLQPTVNGSGRAGMVTLLFRVVRTESILGLWKGVSASFARCIPGVGIYFSTLYMMKQKFLVDRSPTALESVFLGATARAVSGICMLPVTVVKTRYESGRFGYGSVYGALKSIYQTEGARGMFSGLTATLLRDAPFSGIYLMFYTQTKNLTPQDQLDPVLVPLLNFGCGIFAGILASLATQPADVIKTHMQLSPQKYHRTSQAVAFIYKDFGLVGFFRGGVPRALRRTLMAAMAWTVYEQMMEKMGLKS; encoded by the exons ATGCTCTGGAAAGCCAgccttcctctgctctgggTCCAGAATGTGGATGAGCAAGTGGAGACACTAGCG ATGCATCCAGTCCTAAAGGCCTTCGTGTGTGGCTCCATCAGTGGCACTTGTTCCACGCTCCTCTTCCAACCCCTTGACCTGCTGAAAACCCGCCTGCAAACTCTGCAGCCTACCGTGAATGG GTCTGGTCGTGCTGGGATGGTAACACTGCTCTTTAGGGTTGTTCGTACTGAGAGTATTCTGGGGCTCTGGAAAGGTGTCTCTGCA TCCTTTGCAAGATGTATTCCGGGGGTTGGGATTTACTTCAGCACTTTGTACATGATGAAGCAAAAGTTTCTTGTGGACCGTTCACCCACAGCCCTGGAGTCAGTCTTTCTGGGTGCCACCGCTCGTGCTGTTTCTGGGATTTGCATGTTGCCAGTGACTGTAGTGAAGACCCGATACGAG AGTGGAAGATTTGGCTATGGGAGTGTGTATGGAGCCCTGAAGAGTATCTATCAGACTGAAGGGGCTCGTGGCATGTTCAGTGGGCTCACGGCAACACTGCTGCGGGATGCACCCTTCTCTGGCATCTACCTGATGTTCTACACACAGACCAAAAACCTGACACCTCAGG ACCAGCTGGATCCAGTGCTCGTGCCCTTGCTGAATTTTGGCTGTGGGATCTTTGCGGGAATCTTGGCCTCTTTGGCAACACAGCCTGCTGATGTCATCAAAACACACATGCAGCTGTCACCCCAAAAGTACCACAGGACTAGCCAGGCCGTTGCCTTTATCTACAAG GACTTTGGGCTGGTTGGCTTTTTCCGAGGTGGTGTGCCCCGAGCCCTCAGGCGCACTCTGATGGCAGCAATGGCATGGACAGTATATGAACAGATGATGGAAAAAATGGGCTTGAAGTCCTGA
- the SLC25A38 gene encoding mitochondrial glycine transporter isoform X3, whose amino-acid sequence MPGREAEMHPVLKAFVCGSISGTCSTLLFQPLDLLKTRLQTLQPTVNGSGRAGMVTLLFRVVRTESILGLWKGVSASFARCIPGVGIYFSTLYMMKQKFLVDRSPTALESVFLGATARAVSGICMLPVTVVKTRYESGRFGYGSVYGALKSIYQTEGARGMFSGLTATLLRDAPFSGIYLMFYTQTKNLTPQDQLDPVLVPLLNFGCGIFAGILASLATQPADVIKTHMQLSPQKYHRTSQAVAFIYKDFGLVGFFRGGVPRALRRTLMAAMAWTVYEQMMEKMGLKS is encoded by the exons ATGCCGGGCCGGGAGGCGGAG ATGCATCCAGTCCTAAAGGCCTTCGTGTGTGGCTCCATCAGTGGCACTTGTTCCACGCTCCTCTTCCAACCCCTTGACCTGCTGAAAACCCGCCTGCAAACTCTGCAGCCTACCGTGAATGG GTCTGGTCGTGCTGGGATGGTAACACTGCTCTTTAGGGTTGTTCGTACTGAGAGTATTCTGGGGCTCTGGAAAGGTGTCTCTGCA TCCTTTGCAAGATGTATTCCGGGGGTTGGGATTTACTTCAGCACTTTGTACATGATGAAGCAAAAGTTTCTTGTGGACCGTTCACCCACAGCCCTGGAGTCAGTCTTTCTGGGTGCCACCGCTCGTGCTGTTTCTGGGATTTGCATGTTGCCAGTGACTGTAGTGAAGACCCGATACGAG AGTGGAAGATTTGGCTATGGGAGTGTGTATGGAGCCCTGAAGAGTATCTATCAGACTGAAGGGGCTCGTGGCATGTTCAGTGGGCTCACGGCAACACTGCTGCGGGATGCACCCTTCTCTGGCATCTACCTGATGTTCTACACACAGACCAAAAACCTGACACCTCAGG ACCAGCTGGATCCAGTGCTCGTGCCCTTGCTGAATTTTGGCTGTGGGATCTTTGCGGGAATCTTGGCCTCTTTGGCAACACAGCCTGCTGATGTCATCAAAACACACATGCAGCTGTCACCCCAAAAGTACCACAGGACTAGCCAGGCCGTTGCCTTTATCTACAAG GACTTTGGGCTGGTTGGCTTTTTCCGAGGTGGTGTGCCCCGAGCCCTCAGGCGCACTCTGATGGCAGCAATGGCATGGACAGTATATGAACAGATGATGGAAAAAATGGGCTTGAAGTCCTGA
- the SLC25A38 gene encoding mitochondrial glycine transporter isoform X2: MHPVLKAFVCGSISGTCSTLLFQPLDLLKTRLQTLQPTVNGSGRAGMVTLLFRVVRTESILGLWKGVSASFARCIPGVGIYFSTLYMMKQKFLVDRSPTALESVFLGATARAVSGICMLPVTVVKTRYESGRFGYGSVYGALKSIYQTEGARGMFSGLTATLLRDAPFSGIYLMFYTQTKNLTPQDQLDPVLVPLLNFGCGIFAGILASLATQPADVIKTHMQLSPQKYHRTSQAVAFIYKDFGLVGFFRGGVPRALRRTLMAAMAWTVYEQMMEKMGLKS; encoded by the exons ATGCATCCAGTCCTAAAGGCCTTCGTGTGTGGCTCCATCAGTGGCACTTGTTCCACGCTCCTCTTCCAACCCCTTGACCTGCTGAAAACCCGCCTGCAAACTCTGCAGCCTACCGTGAATGG GTCTGGTCGTGCTGGGATGGTAACACTGCTCTTTAGGGTTGTTCGTACTGAGAGTATTCTGGGGCTCTGGAAAGGTGTCTCTGCA TCCTTTGCAAGATGTATTCCGGGGGTTGGGATTTACTTCAGCACTTTGTACATGATGAAGCAAAAGTTTCTTGTGGACCGTTCACCCACAGCCCTGGAGTCAGTCTTTCTGGGTGCCACCGCTCGTGCTGTTTCTGGGATTTGCATGTTGCCAGTGACTGTAGTGAAGACCCGATACGAG AGTGGAAGATTTGGCTATGGGAGTGTGTATGGAGCCCTGAAGAGTATCTATCAGACTGAAGGGGCTCGTGGCATGTTCAGTGGGCTCACGGCAACACTGCTGCGGGATGCACCCTTCTCTGGCATCTACCTGATGTTCTACACACAGACCAAAAACCTGACACCTCAGG ACCAGCTGGATCCAGTGCTCGTGCCCTTGCTGAATTTTGGCTGTGGGATCTTTGCGGGAATCTTGGCCTCTTTGGCAACACAGCCTGCTGATGTCATCAAAACACACATGCAGCTGTCACCCCAAAAGTACCACAGGACTAGCCAGGCCGTTGCCTTTATCTACAAG GACTTTGGGCTGGTTGGCTTTTTCCGAGGTGGTGTGCCCCGAGCCCTCAGGCGCACTCTGATGGCAGCAATGGCATGGACAGTATATGAACAGATGATGGAAAAAATGGGCTTGAAGTCCTGA
- the RPSA gene encoding small ribosomal subunit protein uS2, with protein sequence MSGGLDVLQMKEEDVLKFLAAGTHLGGTNLDFQMEQYIYKRKSDGIYIINLKRTWEKLLLAARAIVAIENPADVSVISSRNTGQRAVLKFAAATGATPIAGRFTPGTFTNQIQAAFREPRLLVVTDPRADHQPLTEASYVNIPTIALCNTDSPLRYVDIAIPCNNKGAHSVGLMWWMLAREVLRMRGTISREHPWEVMPDLYFYRDPEEIEKEEQAAAEKAVTKEEFQTEWTAPAPEFTAPPQPEVADWSEGVQVPSVPIQQFPTEDWSAQPATEDWSAAPTAQATEWVGTATEWS encoded by the exons ATGTCCGGAGGCCTTGATGTCCTGCAGATGAAGGAGGAGGATGTCCTCAAATTCCTCGCTGCCGGGACTCATCTGGGAGGTACCAACCTCGACTTCCAGATGGAGCAGTACATCTACAAAAGGAAGAGCGATG GTATTTATATCATCAATCTGAAGAGGACCTGGGaaaagctgctcctggcagctcgTGCCATTGTTGCCATTGAGAACCCAGCTGATGTGAGCGTCATTTCTTCCAGGAACACTGGACAG CGTGCAGTTCTGAAGTTTGCTGCTGCTACTGGGGCTACTCCTATTGCTGGGCGTTTCACTCCTGGCACCTTCACAAACCAGATCCAGGCAGCTTTCCGTGAGCCTCGGCTCCTGGTGGTTACAGACCCTCGGGCTGATCACCAGCCACTGACAGAGGCATCCTACGTCAACATCCCCACCATTGCCCTGTGCAACACCGACTCCCCGCTGCGCTATGTGGATATTGCTATTCCCTGCAATAACAAG GGAGCCCACTCAGTGGGCCTGATGTGGTGGATGCTGGCTCGGGAGGTCCTGCGCATGCGTGGCACCATCTCCCGTGAGCACCCATGGGAAGTCATGCCTGACTTGTACTTCTACAGGGATCCTGAGGAG ATTGAAAAGGAGGAgcaagcagctgctgagaaagcAGTCACGAAGGAGGAATTCCAAACTGAATGGACAGCCCCAGCACCTGAATTCActgctcctcctcagcctgaGGTTGCAGATTGGTCTGAGGGAGTGCAGGTCCCATCTGTGCCCATCCAGCAGTTCCCCACAG AGGATTGGAGTGCCCAGCCTGCCACTGAGGACTggtcagcagctcccacagcccagGCTACTGAGTGGGTTGGCACTGCCACGGAATGGTCTTAA